Proteins from a genomic interval of Musa acuminata AAA Group cultivar baxijiao chromosome BXJ1-9, Cavendish_Baxijiao_AAA, whole genome shotgun sequence:
- the LOC135592823 gene encoding actin-related protein 7-like — MEAVVVDAGSKLLKAGFASPDQDPALIMPTKMKRMVEDGDGGDASMIEEVTVDPVVRGFIRDWDAMEDLLRHVLYTDLGWEVGDEGQILFAEPLFTPKVREFDHSAPSLKENLMLFAILIR; from the exons ATGGAGGCAGTGGTGGTCGACGCCGGATCGAAGCTCCTTAAAGCTGGCTTCGCTTCACCCGATCAAGATCCCGCCTTG ATAATGCCGACCAAGATGAAGCGCATGGTGGAGGATGGAGACGGGGGTGACGCGTCTATGATTGAGGAGGTCACAGTGGATCCGGTGGTGAGGGGATTCATCAGAGACTGGGATGCGATGGAAGACTTGCTTCGCCATGTTCTTTACACCGACCTTGGATGGGAGGTCGGAGACGAAGGGCAGATTCTGTTTGCCGAGCCACTCTTCACTCCGAAGGTCCGTGAGTTCGATCATTCTGCGCCGTCCTTGAAAGAAAACCTGATGCTTTTCGCTATCCTTATTCGCTGA
- the LOC103974990 gene encoding histidinol dehydrogenase, chloroplastic isoform X2 yields the protein MNRTNRFVGTRTIDHSLGLCALNLSRYNICYLPKGLKGRIVRSAMKSYKLSELTHTEVDSLKARPRIDFSSIFSVVNPIVDDVRCRGDAAVIDYTAKFDKVVLDKVVELVSDLPVPELDPAVRKAFDVAYANIYAFHDAQRVPEKDIENMTGVRCKRIARCIGAVGLYVPGGTAVLPSTALMLSVPAHIAGCKTIVLATPPSRDGSICKEVLYCAKKAGVTHILKAGGAQAVSAMAWGTPSCPKVEKIFGPGNQYVTAAKMILQNSEAMVSIDMPAGPSEVLVIADKHANPVHVAADLLSQAEHGPDSQVVLVVAGDGVDIDAIQAEVSNQCASLPRGEYASKALSHSFVVFARDMVEAISFSNLYAPEHLIINVKDAERWEGLIENAGSVFLGQWTPESVGDYASGTNHVLPTYGYARMYSGVSLNSFLKYITVQSLTEEGLKNIGPHVAKMAEVEGLEAHKRAVTLRLQEIEAGLPA from the exons ATGAATCG GACTAACAGATTTGTTGGCACTCGTACCATTGACCATTCCCTGGGACTTTGTGCTCTTAATTTATCAAGATATAACATATGCTATTTGCCTAAAG GATTGAAAGGTCGAATTGTTAGGAGTGCAATGAAATCTTATAAGCTTTCTGAGCTTACTCATACTGAGGTTGATTCTCTCAAGGCTCGCCCTCGTATTGATTTCTCATCCATTTTTAGTGTG GTAAACCCAATCGTGGATGATGTACGGTGCAGAGGAGATGCTGCAGTAATAGA TTATACGGCAAAATTTGACAAAGTTGTACTTGACAAAGTAGTTGAGCTTGTTTCTGATCTTCCGGTTCCAGAG CTTGATCCAGCTGTAAGGAAAGCATTTGATGTGGCATATGCCAATATTTATGCATTTCATGATGCTCAAAGGGTTCCTGAGAAGGATATTGAGAATATGACA GGAGTTCGGTGCAAAAGGATAGCAAGGTGCATCGGCGCTGTAGGGCTTTATGTTCCAGGGGGTACTGCAGTTTTACCCTCAACTGCTCTCATGCTTTCAGTG CCCGCACATATTGCCGGGTGCAAAACTATTGTTCTTGCAACTCCGCCAAGTCGTGATGGTAGCATTTGCAAG GAAGTACTTTATTGTGCCAAGAAAGCCGGTGTAACTCACATTCTAAAAGCTGGGGGAGCTCAG GCAGTCTCAGCAATGGCTTGGGGAACTCCATCTTGCCCAAAG GTTGAAAAAATTTTTGGCCCAGGAAATCAATATGTTACTGCTGCAAAAATGATTCTCCAG AACAGTGAAGCAATGGTTTCCATTGACATGCCTGCTGGCCCTTCAGAGGTTCTGGTCATTGCTGACAAGCATGCCAATCCTGTTCATGTAGCTGCAGATCTCCTATCTCAG GCAGAACATGGTCCAGATAGTCAGGTGGTTCTTGTTGTTGCCGGAGATGGAGTGGATATTGATGCTATCCAGGCTGAAGTTAGCAACCAATGTGCTAGCCTTCCCAGAGGAGAGTATGCTTCAAAAGCACTGAGTCATAGCTTTGTTGTGTTTGCCAGAGACATGGTTGAG GCAATTTCCTTCTCGAACTTGTATGCTCCTGAGCATTTGATCATCAACGTCAAGGATGCGGAAAGGTGGGAGGGTCTCATTGAGAATGCTG GCTCAGTCTTTTTAGGACAATGGACGCCGGAGAGCGTTGGTGATTATGCTAGCGGCACCAACCATGTCCTTCCCACATACGGATATGCAAGAATGTACAGTGGGGTGTCACTAAACTCATTTCTCAAATACATAACTGTACAGTCCTTAACCGAGGAAGGTCTCAAAAACATTGGACCGCATGTAGCAAAGATGGCAGAAGTCGAAGGGCTGGAGGCTCACAAGAGAGCTGTTACCCTTCGGCTGCAGGAAATCGAAGCTGGCCTACCTGCTTAG
- the LOC103974990 gene encoding histidinol dehydrogenase, chloroplastic isoform X4 has product MKSYKLSELTHTEVDSLKARPRIDFSSIFSVVNPIVDDVRCRGDAAVIDYTAKFDKVVLDKVVELVSDLPVPELDPAVRKAFDVAYANIYAFHDAQRVPEKDIENMTGVRCKRIARCIGAVGLYVPGGTAVLPSTALMLSVPAHIAGCKTIVLATPPSRDGSICKEVLYCAKKAGVTHILKAGGAQAVSAMAWGTPSCPKVEKIFGPGNQYVTAAKMILQNSEAMVSIDMPAGPSEVLVIADKHANPVHVAADLLSQAEHGPDSQVVLVVAGDGVDIDAIQAEVSNQCASLPRGEYASKALSHSFVVFARDMVEAISFSNLYAPEHLIINVKDAERWEGLIENAGSVFLGQWTPESVGDYASGTNHVLPTYGYARMYSGVSLNSFLKYITVQSLTEEGLKNIGPHVAKMAEVEGLEAHKRAVTLRLQEIEAGLPA; this is encoded by the exons ATGAAATCTTATAAGCTTTCTGAGCTTACTCATACTGAGGTTGATTCTCTCAAGGCTCGCCCTCGTATTGATTTCTCATCCATTTTTAGTGTG GTAAACCCAATCGTGGATGATGTACGGTGCAGAGGAGATGCTGCAGTAATAGA TTATACGGCAAAATTTGACAAAGTTGTACTTGACAAAGTAGTTGAGCTTGTTTCTGATCTTCCGGTTCCAGAG CTTGATCCAGCTGTAAGGAAAGCATTTGATGTGGCATATGCCAATATTTATGCATTTCATGATGCTCAAAGGGTTCCTGAGAAGGATATTGAGAATATGACA GGAGTTCGGTGCAAAAGGATAGCAAGGTGCATCGGCGCTGTAGGGCTTTATGTTCCAGGGGGTACTGCAGTTTTACCCTCAACTGCTCTCATGCTTTCAGTG CCCGCACATATTGCCGGGTGCAAAACTATTGTTCTTGCAACTCCGCCAAGTCGTGATGGTAGCATTTGCAAG GAAGTACTTTATTGTGCCAAGAAAGCCGGTGTAACTCACATTCTAAAAGCTGGGGGAGCTCAG GCAGTCTCAGCAATGGCTTGGGGAACTCCATCTTGCCCAAAG GTTGAAAAAATTTTTGGCCCAGGAAATCAATATGTTACTGCTGCAAAAATGATTCTCCAG AACAGTGAAGCAATGGTTTCCATTGACATGCCTGCTGGCCCTTCAGAGGTTCTGGTCATTGCTGACAAGCATGCCAATCCTGTTCATGTAGCTGCAGATCTCCTATCTCAG GCAGAACATGGTCCAGATAGTCAGGTGGTTCTTGTTGTTGCCGGAGATGGAGTGGATATTGATGCTATCCAGGCTGAAGTTAGCAACCAATGTGCTAGCCTTCCCAGAGGAGAGTATGCTTCAAAAGCACTGAGTCATAGCTTTGTTGTGTTTGCCAGAGACATGGTTGAG GCAATTTCCTTCTCGAACTTGTATGCTCCTGAGCATTTGATCATCAACGTCAAGGATGCGGAAAGGTGGGAGGGTCTCATTGAGAATGCTG GCTCAGTCTTTTTAGGACAATGGACGCCGGAGAGCGTTGGTGATTATGCTAGCGGCACCAACCATGTCCTTCCCACATACGGATATGCAAGAATGTACAGTGGGGTGTCACTAAACTCATTTCTCAAATACATAACTGTACAGTCCTTAACCGAGGAAGGTCTCAAAAACATTGGACCGCATGTAGCAAAGATGGCAGAAGTCGAAGGGCTGGAGGCTCACAAGAGAGCTGTTACCCTTCGGCTGCAGGAAATCGAAGCTGGCCTACCTGCTTAG
- the LOC103974990 gene encoding histidinol dehydrogenase, chloroplastic isoform X3: MNRFVGTRTIDHSLGLCALNLSRYNICYLPKGLKGRIVRSAMKSYKLSELTHTEVDSLKARPRIDFSSIFSVVNPIVDDVRCRGDAAVIDYTAKFDKVVLDKVVELVSDLPVPELDPAVRKAFDVAYANIYAFHDAQRVPEKDIENMTGVRCKRIARCIGAVGLYVPGGTAVLPSTALMLSVPAHIAGCKTIVLATPPSRDGSICKEVLYCAKKAGVTHILKAGGAQAVSAMAWGTPSCPKVEKIFGPGNQYVTAAKMILQNSEAMVSIDMPAGPSEVLVIADKHANPVHVAADLLSQAEHGPDSQVVLVVAGDGVDIDAIQAEVSNQCASLPRGEYASKALSHSFVVFARDMVEAISFSNLYAPEHLIINVKDAERWEGLIENAGSVFLGQWTPESVGDYASGTNHVLPTYGYARMYSGVSLNSFLKYITVQSLTEEGLKNIGPHVAKMAEVEGLEAHKRAVTLRLQEIEAGLPA; encoded by the exons ATGAATCG ATTTGTTGGCACTCGTACCATTGACCATTCCCTGGGACTTTGTGCTCTTAATTTATCAAGATATAACATATGCTATTTGCCTAAAG GATTGAAAGGTCGAATTGTTAGGAGTGCAATGAAATCTTATAAGCTTTCTGAGCTTACTCATACTGAGGTTGATTCTCTCAAGGCTCGCCCTCGTATTGATTTCTCATCCATTTTTAGTGTG GTAAACCCAATCGTGGATGATGTACGGTGCAGAGGAGATGCTGCAGTAATAGA TTATACGGCAAAATTTGACAAAGTTGTACTTGACAAAGTAGTTGAGCTTGTTTCTGATCTTCCGGTTCCAGAG CTTGATCCAGCTGTAAGGAAAGCATTTGATGTGGCATATGCCAATATTTATGCATTTCATGATGCTCAAAGGGTTCCTGAGAAGGATATTGAGAATATGACA GGAGTTCGGTGCAAAAGGATAGCAAGGTGCATCGGCGCTGTAGGGCTTTATGTTCCAGGGGGTACTGCAGTTTTACCCTCAACTGCTCTCATGCTTTCAGTG CCCGCACATATTGCCGGGTGCAAAACTATTGTTCTTGCAACTCCGCCAAGTCGTGATGGTAGCATTTGCAAG GAAGTACTTTATTGTGCCAAGAAAGCCGGTGTAACTCACATTCTAAAAGCTGGGGGAGCTCAG GCAGTCTCAGCAATGGCTTGGGGAACTCCATCTTGCCCAAAG GTTGAAAAAATTTTTGGCCCAGGAAATCAATATGTTACTGCTGCAAAAATGATTCTCCAG AACAGTGAAGCAATGGTTTCCATTGACATGCCTGCTGGCCCTTCAGAGGTTCTGGTCATTGCTGACAAGCATGCCAATCCTGTTCATGTAGCTGCAGATCTCCTATCTCAG GCAGAACATGGTCCAGATAGTCAGGTGGTTCTTGTTGTTGCCGGAGATGGAGTGGATATTGATGCTATCCAGGCTGAAGTTAGCAACCAATGTGCTAGCCTTCCCAGAGGAGAGTATGCTTCAAAAGCACTGAGTCATAGCTTTGTTGTGTTTGCCAGAGACATGGTTGAG GCAATTTCCTTCTCGAACTTGTATGCTCCTGAGCATTTGATCATCAACGTCAAGGATGCGGAAAGGTGGGAGGGTCTCATTGAGAATGCTG GCTCAGTCTTTTTAGGACAATGGACGCCGGAGAGCGTTGGTGATTATGCTAGCGGCACCAACCATGTCCTTCCCACATACGGATATGCAAGAATGTACAGTGGGGTGTCACTAAACTCATTTCTCAAATACATAACTGTACAGTCCTTAACCGAGGAAGGTCTCAAAAACATTGGACCGCATGTAGCAAAGATGGCAGAAGTCGAAGGGCTGGAGGCTCACAAGAGAGCTGTTACCCTTCGGCTGCAGGAAATCGAAGCTGGCCTACCTGCTTAG
- the LOC103974990 gene encoding histidinol dehydrogenase, chloroplastic isoform X1, with product MDGTILSFARTNRFVGTRTIDHSLGLCALNLSRYNICYLPKGLKGRIVRSAMKSYKLSELTHTEVDSLKARPRIDFSSIFSVVNPIVDDVRCRGDAAVIDYTAKFDKVVLDKVVELVSDLPVPELDPAVRKAFDVAYANIYAFHDAQRVPEKDIENMTGVRCKRIARCIGAVGLYVPGGTAVLPSTALMLSVPAHIAGCKTIVLATPPSRDGSICKEVLYCAKKAGVTHILKAGGAQAVSAMAWGTPSCPKVEKIFGPGNQYVTAAKMILQNSEAMVSIDMPAGPSEVLVIADKHANPVHVAADLLSQAEHGPDSQVVLVVAGDGVDIDAIQAEVSNQCASLPRGEYASKALSHSFVVFARDMVEAISFSNLYAPEHLIINVKDAERWEGLIENAGSVFLGQWTPESVGDYASGTNHVLPTYGYARMYSGVSLNSFLKYITVQSLTEEGLKNIGPHVAKMAEVEGLEAHKRAVTLRLQEIEAGLPA from the exons ATGGACGGTACAATTTTATCTTTTGCAAGGACTAACAGATTTGTTGGCACTCGTACCATTGACCATTCCCTGGGACTTTGTGCTCTTAATTTATCAAGATATAACATATGCTATTTGCCTAAAG GATTGAAAGGTCGAATTGTTAGGAGTGCAATGAAATCTTATAAGCTTTCTGAGCTTACTCATACTGAGGTTGATTCTCTCAAGGCTCGCCCTCGTATTGATTTCTCATCCATTTTTAGTGTG GTAAACCCAATCGTGGATGATGTACGGTGCAGAGGAGATGCTGCAGTAATAGA TTATACGGCAAAATTTGACAAAGTTGTACTTGACAAAGTAGTTGAGCTTGTTTCTGATCTTCCGGTTCCAGAG CTTGATCCAGCTGTAAGGAAAGCATTTGATGTGGCATATGCCAATATTTATGCATTTCATGATGCTCAAAGGGTTCCTGAGAAGGATATTGAGAATATGACA GGAGTTCGGTGCAAAAGGATAGCAAGGTGCATCGGCGCTGTAGGGCTTTATGTTCCAGGGGGTACTGCAGTTTTACCCTCAACTGCTCTCATGCTTTCAGTG CCCGCACATATTGCCGGGTGCAAAACTATTGTTCTTGCAACTCCGCCAAGTCGTGATGGTAGCATTTGCAAG GAAGTACTTTATTGTGCCAAGAAAGCCGGTGTAACTCACATTCTAAAAGCTGGGGGAGCTCAG GCAGTCTCAGCAATGGCTTGGGGAACTCCATCTTGCCCAAAG GTTGAAAAAATTTTTGGCCCAGGAAATCAATATGTTACTGCTGCAAAAATGATTCTCCAG AACAGTGAAGCAATGGTTTCCATTGACATGCCTGCTGGCCCTTCAGAGGTTCTGGTCATTGCTGACAAGCATGCCAATCCTGTTCATGTAGCTGCAGATCTCCTATCTCAG GCAGAACATGGTCCAGATAGTCAGGTGGTTCTTGTTGTTGCCGGAGATGGAGTGGATATTGATGCTATCCAGGCTGAAGTTAGCAACCAATGTGCTAGCCTTCCCAGAGGAGAGTATGCTTCAAAAGCACTGAGTCATAGCTTTGTTGTGTTTGCCAGAGACATGGTTGAG GCAATTTCCTTCTCGAACTTGTATGCTCCTGAGCATTTGATCATCAACGTCAAGGATGCGGAAAGGTGGGAGGGTCTCATTGAGAATGCTG GCTCAGTCTTTTTAGGACAATGGACGCCGGAGAGCGTTGGTGATTATGCTAGCGGCACCAACCATGTCCTTCCCACATACGGATATGCAAGAATGTACAGTGGGGTGTCACTAAACTCATTTCTCAAATACATAACTGTACAGTCCTTAACCGAGGAAGGTCTCAAAAACATTGGACCGCATGTAGCAAAGATGGCAGAAGTCGAAGGGCTGGAGGCTCACAAGAGAGCTGTTACCCTTCGGCTGCAGGAAATCGAAGCTGGCCTACCTGCTTAG
- the LOC135592812 gene encoding pentatricopeptide repeat-containing protein At4g14820-like: protein METATLKPLAAALPPPPSLNHRILTATTVPHFKQIHAQILRSGLDISAPFLSRLLALPLASSPSSLDYALSVLLHSPSPDFRLANRALRALSRAADPRRTLVAYGRLRRAGLALDRFSFPTVLRAAARARGVAGVVAREVHGLAAKTGLDADPFIQTAVVGAYTALGRAAEGRMVFDRMHHRDLVAWGVMLDGYCQSGCYNEALQLFDEMKSSGVIPDRVILATILSACARTRNLTSGGAVHSYIVESNLSIDAHLQSALISMYSNCGSMDTAQRLYDDTSAKNLVASTAMVFGYAKLGKIAVARSIFDQMTDKDLVCWSAMISGYAESDQPNEALKLFNEMHLLGVKPDQITMLSVISACANMGARDQAKWVHIFVDKNGFHQILSIRNALIDMYSKCGSLVDARTIFDETAFKDVITWTSMITGFAMHGNGRSALAVFDHMISEGVKPNGVTFISLLYACSHAGLVDEGRRIFESMIQDYRLEPKHEHYGCMVDLLGRARLLQEALEFIESMPFAPNVVVWGSLLGACRIHGDVKLGELVARRLLELDPNHDGAYVLLSNIYAKASRWEDVREVRNLMKNKGVIKEAGFSWIELNGHVHEFMMGDKCHPRSSEIYGKLDEVVKELELVGYSPDTATVLVDLQEEEKREAILLHSEKLALSLGLIDSKKGSSIHIAKNLRVCDDCHTFMKLASKVFEREIVLRDRTWFHHYKDGVCSCGDFW from the exons ATGGAGACTGCGACCCTTAAACCTCTCGCCGCCGCGCTCCCGCCACCACCCTCATTGAACCACCGCATCCTCACCGCCACCACCGTTCCCCACTTCAAGCAAATCCACGCCCAAATCCTACGCTCTGGCCTCGACATCTCCGCCCCATTCCTTTCCAGGCTTCTCGCCCTCCCCCTCGCCTCGTCGCCTTCTTCCCTCGACTACGCCCTCTCCGTCCTCCTTCACTCGCCCAGCCCCGACTTCCGCCTCGCCAACCGCGCCCTCCGTGCCCTCTCCCGTGCCGCCGACCCCCGCCGGACGCTCGTCGCGTACGGTCGCCTCCGCCGAGCCGGACTCGCCCTCGACCGCTTCAGCTTCCCAACGGTGCTGCGAGCGGCGGCGAGGGCCCGGGGAGTGGCCGGCGTGGTGGCCCGAGAGGTCCATGGGCTCGCGGCCAAGACGGGGCTCGATGCGGACCCGTTCATCCAGACGGCGGTGGTGGGAGCGTACACGGCGCTCGGGCGGGCCGCGGAAGGTCGCATGGTGTTCGACCGAATGCATCATCGAGACCTCGTCGCCTGGGGCGTCATGCTCGATGG CTATTGTCAGAGTGGATGTTACAATGAAGCCCTGCAGCTGTTTGATGAGATGAAGAGCTCTGGCGTAATCCCTGATCGAGTGATCCTCGCTACCATCCTTTCGGCATGTGCGCGGACTAGAAATTTGACATCCGGTGGGGCAGTGCACTCGTACATTGTGGAATCTAACCTCTCAATTGATGCCCATCTCCAGAGCGCGCTTATTAGCATGTACTCCAATTGCGGATCGATGGACACTGCTCAGAGATTGTATGATGATACGTCAGCTAAGAACCTGGTGGCATCGACTGCAATGGTCTTTGGGTATGCCAAGCTCGGCAAAATTGCAGTTGCACGAAGTATCTTTGACCAGATGACTGACAAGGACCTTGTCTGTTGGAGCGCGATGATCTCAGGGTATGCTGAGAGTGATCAGCCGAATGAAGCTCTCAAGTTGTTCAATGAGATGCACCTCTTAGGTGTGAAGCCAGACCAAATCACCATGTTGAGCGTCATCTCTGCTTGCGCTAATATGGGTGCAAGAGATCAAGCTAAATGGGTTCATATCTTTGTGGACAAGAATGGATTTCATCAAATTTTGTCGATAAGGAATGCTCTTATTGACATGTACTCCAAATGTGGAAGTTTGGTTGATGCACGCACAATCTTTGATGAGACAGCCTTTAAGGATGTGATTACCTGGACAAGCATGATCACTGGGTTTGCGATGCATGGAAATGGGAGGTCTGCGTTAGCAGTCTTTGATCATATGATATCGGAGGGGGTAAAGCCTAATGGAGTGACTTTTATCAGCCTGTTATACGCTTGTAGCCATGCTGGCTTAGTCGATGAGGGTCGGAGGATATTTGAGTCCATGATCCAAGATTACAGACTTGAGCCCAAGCATGAGCACTATGGTTGCATGGTGGATCTTCTTGGTCGTGCTAGACTTCTTCAAGAAGCACTCGAGTTCATAGAATCAATGCCGTTTGCCCCAAATGTGGTGGTGTGGGGGTCACTGCTAGGAGCATGCAGGATTCACGGTGATGTTAAACTAGGCGAACTTGTGGCAAGGAGGCTACTAGAGCTTGACCCAAATCATGATGGTGCTTATGTGCTCCTGTCCAACATATATGCAAAGGCTAGCAGGTGGGAGGATGTGAGAGAGGTGAGAAACTTGATGAAGAATAAGGGAGTAATTAAGGAGGCAGGATTTAGTTGGATTGAACTAAATGGTCATGTGCATGAGTTCATGATGGGAGATAAGTGTCATCCAAGATCTAGTGAGATTTATGGGAAGCTGGATGAGGTTGTAAAGGAATTGGAGCTTGTGGGCTATTCTCCGGATACAGCGACTGTTTTGGTTGATTTGCAAGAGGAGGAAAAGAGGGAAGCCATTCTGTTGCACAGTGAGAAGTTGGCTCTTTCTTTGGGGCTCATCGACTCGAAGAAAGGCTCTTCGATTCACATTGCAAAGAATTTAAGAGTATGCGACGATTGCCACACTTTCATGAAGTTGGCATCAAAGGTGTTTGAGAGAGAGATCGTTCTGAGGGACAGGACCTGGTTCCACCACTACAAAGATGGGGTTTGCTCCTGTGGAGACTTTTGGTGA